One part of the Marichromatium purpuratum 984 genome encodes these proteins:
- a CDS encoding NupC/NupG family nucleoside CNT transporter gives MLTSLQPLLGLVVILALAWSVSESRRAVRPRLVLVGLGLQLLLALALLKLAPVQQGFLALNDLVLALERATEAGTALVFGYLGGGAAPFATQYPENGFVLAFRALPLILVISALSALLFHWRVLPLLVRGFAWVLERTLGSGGALGLGAAANVFVGMTEAPLLIRPYLREMSRSALFALMTCGMATIAGTVMVLYASFLATAIPEAMGHILTASLISAPAALVIAGVMIPETAREAAETRAPMVSEAHGAMDAITRGTLQAIPLWLNIIAMLVVMVALVSLVNQALGLLPEVADAPLSAQRMLGWLMAPAAWLIGIPWSEAPTAGALLGVKTVLNELVAYLDLAALPSEALSPRSRLIMTYALCGFANLGSLGIMIGALGTLAPERRAEIVALGPRTIVSGTLATLMTGAVVALVI, from the coding sequence ATGCTGACCAGTCTCCAGCCGCTGCTCGGGCTCGTCGTCATCCTCGCGCTGGCCTGGTCGGTCAGCGAATCGCGTCGCGCAGTCCGCCCGCGCCTGGTGCTCGTGGGGCTGGGCCTGCAGCTGCTGCTCGCCCTGGCGCTCCTCAAGCTCGCCCCGGTCCAGCAGGGCTTTCTCGCCCTCAACGATCTGGTGCTCGCGCTCGAGCGCGCCACCGAGGCCGGCACCGCGCTGGTGTTCGGCTATCTCGGCGGTGGCGCCGCGCCCTTCGCCACCCAGTACCCGGAGAACGGCTTCGTCCTCGCCTTCCGCGCCCTGCCGCTGATCCTGGTGATCAGCGCGCTCTCGGCGCTGCTGTTCCACTGGCGGGTACTGCCGCTGCTGGTACGCGGTTTCGCCTGGGTGCTCGAACGCACCCTCGGCAGCGGCGGCGCGCTGGGGCTCGGCGCGGCGGCCAACGTCTTCGTCGGCATGACCGAAGCGCCGCTGCTGATCCGTCCCTATCTGCGCGAGATGTCGCGATCGGCGCTGTTCGCGCTGATGACCTGCGGCATGGCCACCATCGCCGGCACGGTGATGGTGCTCTACGCGAGCTTCCTCGCCACGGCGATCCCCGAGGCCATGGGTCACATCCTCACCGCCTCGCTGATCAGCGCCCCGGCGGCGCTGGTGATCGCCGGGGTGATGATCCCGGAGACGGCGCGCGAGGCCGCCGAGACCCGCGCACCGATGGTCAGCGAGGCACACGGGGCGATGGACGCCATCACCCGCGGCACCCTGCAGGCAATCCCGCTGTGGCTCAACATCATCGCCATGCTGGTGGTGATGGTCGCCCTGGTGAGCCTGGTCAACCAGGCCCTCGGGCTGTTGCCCGAGGTCGCCGACGCGCCGTTGAGCGCCCAACGCATGCTCGGCTGGCTGATGGCCCCGGCGGCCTGGCTGATCGGCATCCCCTGGTCCGAGGCCCCCACCGCCGGCGCCCTGCTCGGGGTCAAGACGGTCCTCAACGAGCTGGTGGCCTATCTCGACCTGGCGGCACTGCCGTCCGAGGCGCTCAGCCCGCGCAGCCGGCTGATCATGACCTATGCGCTGTGCGGCTTTGCCAACCTCGGCAGCCTCGGCATCATGATCGGCGCGCTCGGCACCCTGGCCCCGGAACGACGCGCCGAGATCGTCGCCCTCGGCCCGCGCACCATCGTCTCCGGCACCCTGGCCACGCTGATGACCGGGGCGGTGGTGGCATTGGTGATCTGA
- the hslO gene encoding Hsp33 family molecular chaperone HslO yields MSDTDSLHRFLFEQTDIRGNLVHLDASWRAVLDAHDYPEPVRGLLGEALAAVSLLAATLKFDGALILQAQGDGPLRTLVAQATSARTVRGLARWDGELNPEAPLAELFGTARLVLTIEPRTGEPYQGIVALQGERLADAMEHFFSGSEQLPTRLWLDADGERAAGMLLQRLPGEDHAAEDWSRVGMLADTLTREELLALPAEQLLYRLFNEEPVRLFDPDPIAFRCGCSRARIEQTVKLLGAEEIESILAERDGLEVTCEFCNRTYRFDPVDARQLLAADSHHSSPPTQH; encoded by the coding sequence ATGAGTGATACCGACAGCCTCCACCGTTTTCTCTTCGAACAGACCGACATCCGCGGCAATCTGGTGCATCTCGACGCCAGCTGGCGCGCGGTACTCGATGCCCACGACTACCCCGAGCCGGTACGCGGCCTGCTCGGCGAGGCGCTGGCGGCGGTCTCGCTGCTCGCCGCCACCCTCAAGTTCGACGGCGCGCTGATCCTCCAGGCCCAAGGCGACGGCCCGCTGCGCACCCTGGTCGCCCAGGCCACCAGCGCACGCACGGTGCGCGGGCTGGCGCGCTGGGATGGCGAGCTCAACCCCGAGGCCCCGCTCGCCGAGCTGTTCGGTACCGCCCGCCTGGTACTCACCATCGAACCGCGCACCGGCGAGCCCTATCAAGGCATCGTCGCGCTCCAGGGCGAGCGCTTGGCCGATGCCATGGAGCACTTCTTCAGCGGCTCCGAGCAACTGCCCACCCGACTCTGGCTCGATGCCGACGGCGAGCGCGCCGCGGGCATGCTGCTGCAGCGCCTGCCCGGCGAAGACCACGCTGCCGAGGACTGGTCGCGGGTGGGCATGCTCGCCGACACCCTGACCCGCGAGGAGCTGCTCGCACTGCCCGCCGAGCAACTCCTCTACCGACTGTTCAACGAGGAGCCGGTGCGACTCTTCGACCCCGACCCGATTGCCTTCCGCTGCGGCTGCTCACGCGCACGCATCGAGCAGACCGTCAAGCTGCTCGGCGCCGAGGAGATCGAGTCGATCCTCGCCGAGCGCGACGGGCTCGAGGTGACCTGCGAGTTCTGCAACCGCACCTATCGCTTCGATCCGGTCGACGCCCGCCAGCTGCTCGCCGCGGACAGCCACCACAGCTCGCCGCCGACCCAGCACTGA
- a CDS encoding metallophosphoesterase family protein → MKVAIFSDVQANLPAMEVAVARILDWSPDLVIMDGDLVNRGPSSLECLQLFERLHREHGWLPVRGNHETWMLRCQREAPRDALDARMRAFADWTLHQIAPALETLNQWPDHLCFHAGSETSWVHVTHGTMRGNRHGVTAGLPDESLRDGALPEDVALFVTAHTHRPLTRVLDGLPILNVGSVGSPFDGDPRGSYALLEFHQGRWQWEIVRFDYDRERARRTFLDSGFIEQGGPLAHILYEEWHRAQLLMPQWRERFEAQVLAGTLALETAVDSFLAELDTPPD, encoded by the coding sequence TCCCGGCCATGGAAGTCGCCGTCGCCCGCATCCTCGACTGGTCGCCGGACCTGGTGATCATGGATGGCGACCTGGTCAATCGCGGCCCCAGCAGCCTCGAATGCCTGCAACTGTTCGAGCGCCTGCACCGTGAGCACGGCTGGCTGCCGGTGCGCGGCAACCACGAGACCTGGATGCTGCGCTGCCAGCGCGAGGCCCCGCGCGACGCGCTCGACGCCCGCATGCGGGCGTTCGCCGACTGGACGCTGCACCAGATCGCCCCGGCGCTGGAGACACTCAACCAGTGGCCGGACCACCTGTGCTTCCATGCCGGCAGCGAGACGAGCTGGGTGCACGTCACCCACGGCACCATGCGCGGCAACCGCCACGGTGTCACCGCCGGTCTCCCTGACGAGTCGCTGCGCGACGGCGCCCTGCCCGAGGACGTGGCGCTGTTCGTCACCGCCCACACCCACCGCCCGCTCACCCGGGTGCTCGACGGGTTGCCGATCCTCAACGTCGGCTCGGTCGGCTCGCCCTTCGACGGCGACCCGCGCGGCAGCTACGCCCTGCTCGAATTCCATCAGGGGCGCTGGCAGTGGGAGATCGTGCGCTTCGACTACGATCGCGAGCGCGCCCGCCGGACCTTTCTCGACTCCGGCTTCATCGAACAGGGCGGACCGCTCGCGCACATCCTCTACGAGGAGTGGCACCGCGCCCAGCTGTTGATGCCGCAATGGCGCGAGCGTTTCGAGGCCCAGGTGCTCGCCGGGACACTCGCGCTCGAGACCGCCGTGGACAGTTTCCTCGCCGAGCTCGACACACCACCGGATTGA